In Brevinematales bacterium, a single genomic region encodes these proteins:
- a CDS encoding response regulator transcription factor, with protein MKIKIALADDHSIVRKGIRSLLESEPDIEVIGEAGNGYEAIELVRKHSPNIIIMDISMPDLNGMEATRMINSEFPGTHIIALSMHHDKRFIANMLEGGAKGFLLKDCAAEELIDAVRTVIAGRIFLSKSITDVVVGDYVEQLRKKEQSIFQILSAREREVLQLLVEGKSTKDIAAQLFLSIKTVETHRQQIMTKLGTHSIAELTKLAIREGLTSLE; from the coding sequence ATGAAAATAAAAATCGCGCTGGCGGATGACCATTCGATTGTCAGGAAAGGTATCAGGTCGCTGCTGGAAAGCGAGCCGGATATCGAGGTGATAGGCGAGGCGGGTAACGGGTATGAGGCTATCGAACTGGTAAGAAAGCATTCGCCGAATATCATCATCATGGATATTTCTATGCCGGACTTGAACGGTATGGAGGCGACCCGTATGATAAACAGCGAGTTTCCCGGAACGCATATTATCGCGCTATCGATGCACCATGATAAACGTTTTATCGCAAATATGCTGGAAGGCGGGGCGAAGGGATTCCTGCTGAAGGATTGCGCTGCGGAAGAATTGATCGACGCCGTTCGAACAGTTATCGCGGGGCGGATATTTCTCAGTAAGTCGATCACCGACGTGGTTGTTGGCGATTATGTGGAACAGCTGCGGAAAAAGGAGCAGTCTATCTTTCAGATACTGTCCGCCCGCGAACGGGAGGTTCTACAGTTATTAGTCGAGGGAAAATCTACGAAGGATATCGCCGCGCAGTTGTTTTTAAGCATCAAGACCGTCGAGACGCACCGCCAGCAGATTATGACCAAACTCGGGACGCATAGTATCGCGGAACTTACCAAGCTCGCCATCCGCGAAGGGCTTACCTCGCTCGAATAA
- a CDS encoding response regulator transcription factor, which produces MAEKIRVIIADDHRMVRKSIIEFLKKESDIEIVGEAVDGKETFEEAGVLLPDVIVMDISMPKMNGIEASQKITKDFPEIHIVAFSMYADKQIIKKALAAGALGFVPKDSSIDCLIEAIHSVNQGKIYLGGEIAKMMEEDSCDYTGLGTPKETGLITEDERVILQLLSDKYSVDAISEKLNIPVDELRKRLVSIMNKYEIKSLGDLIEYAMWEKITV; this is translated from the coding sequence ATGGCAGAAAAAATTCGTGTCATTATTGCCGATGATCACCGGATGGTACGCAAATCGATAATAGAATTCCTGAAGAAGGAAAGCGATATTGAGATAGTGGGCGAAGCCGTGGATGGAAAAGAAACATTCGAGGAAGCCGGCGTCCTTCTTCCCGATGTGATTGTCATGGACATCTCGATGCCGAAAATGAACGGTATAGAAGCATCCCAGAAAATAACCAAGGATTTCCCCGAAATACACATCGTCGCGTTTTCCATGTACGCCGATAAACAGATCATTAAAAAAGCACTGGCGGCCGGCGCGCTGGGGTTTGTCCCGAAAGATTCCTCAATCGATTGCCTGATTGAAGCGATTCACAGCGTCAACCAGGGAAAGATTTATCTCGGCGGTGAAATCGCGAAGATGATGGAGGAAGATTCATGCGACTATACCGGTTTGGGTACGCCGAAGGAAACCGGTCTGATTACGGAGGATGAAAGGGTGATCCTTCAACTGCTTTCCGATAAGTATTCGGTGGACGCGATATCTGAGAAGCTGAATATCCCGGTAGACGAATTAAGGAAGCGACTCGTTTCGATAATGAATAAATACGAGATAAAAAGCCTCGGCGATCTGATAGAATATGCGATGTGGGAAAAGATAACCGTTTAA